The proteins below come from a single Xiphophorus couchianus chromosome 20, X_couchianus-1.0, whole genome shotgun sequence genomic window:
- the LOC114136006 gene encoding death-inducer obliterator 1 isoform X4, translating to MPVEATTDSPESRCPVRRSGRQPKRTDKLEEFLMTTKRGSRKSAPPSIESGDPPSQTPTDAETASEASFDGNAESRSAEDKAESPERRTRSSTRKQAQKKTQGGRQTRSSGRAAVQDEGSSENEEDSKDEGQSQDNSEETKDAKPEPCAKTTEGAEKKVTEETNEPEGETEKETDDEDADTPAVMTRRPVRTYVNKKKIAKKSPTPAKAPAALSRNMAPMKKETKPTAAGKMSKHETTEDEDDDDDDESFTSSSSSTSSDEESDDGGYDPNALYCICRQKHNKRFVQFMICCDRCEEWFHGDCVGITEARGRLMERNGEDYICPNCTAKKNQVVRPAMAVLPTSAEANKPRADFASQVTASASSVSAEKLSAGGAGLSPSAFQGLAAFSTATGTEDQGIKGRIEKATNPSGKKKIKIFQPAIHQPAEPKADQKASSAVEPKVPSAAEQKAPPEPEQRVETTVEVNTTPAEEAAKQRAEDDSSLPKCIGPGCESIAQPDSVYCGDDCILKHAAAAMKSITDIKEPKQKDKSMPQKNKSTAKKGGAGGKAQKKTQRASDSDEDFSPDLDEDDEDEYAEEQRPPPSTASWSSDHNYIAVTPEKTTPISPTVLNKKSPPKEEKTEKERSLSPEKSTRISSNLRKGKKKSPPQKSTAVSSKSKKSSPQASSSKVSKKQATTPAKTTEKSKKPGQASAHNPSPFPAGPIHVTGALRVTKSNFTIPKKQPQQKDSPSQSQPDSSSSSSSRVPSSPVSSTSSSRSSSSRHSHPPGSSSHSSPVRPPANNQMRQNIRRSLTDILFKRVSDSDDLKMTESEVGKLAYAIEKEMFNLCLSTDSKYKNKYRTLMFNLKDPKNKGLFYRVIGGQVTPFRLVRLSAEELLSKEISEWRKFESSEGHSRGRSGHSRHGSRHDTGSHSVDMDDAPPSDADDQDEACSTPSATAQPSADGNTGSNMVDVFSSMLKDTTSEHKTHLFDLNCKICTGQKTEDELASKKARVSSKPDVKPPRHESRSSRSGDSPSVNAAAYPPLDPLSSHPPVAPPYHSNAGPVVPETPPQLYQEDPNTMVPPAPTLPLVTPAVSSVSISRRDPRMARHGSAASVVPPAIEKPASNAAEPVLAPITASVAAPMDSGVKVPLPLPLPLPPAPPPLVATSKSTKKSSAEPPPEGETAIFLYGQETIWKGFVNMQSVAKFVTKAYLVSGSFEHLKEDLPDTIHIGGRISPNTVWDYVGKLKTSLSKELCLIRFQPATEEEEVAYVSLFSYFSSRKKFGVVANNNRRIKDLYLIPLGSKDPLPSRLLPFDGPGLEPARPNLLLGLLICQKDRKRVGAPLEMDDKRSKIQTKDADETGLPKPAPAVKAERSARQSLEIPFSTTPPGSPPSNSSETPSSSTANTAVSVLSLLSAVNAPVTSATLGKDSTSGSSASAATPLQTILNTIFRNKKLDSDASNSPSDQTRELPATATMLDPIVQQFTQNPKETLEEEDEDDRPYDPEEEYDPSLVFNVTKKAADEIIKPEVCKSTEVEAAETDDVEYDPEDDSIFDDVKTVIPAQTKPVAENVPDAKMILENLRRIGDQALQKQAEQQTLSTETAAAALLLPDTLASSHLLQLGKKVEELVKSSTVAPLINQRRDPRQSRDPRQSVGEQKQSEPEQKEELSSPPPLTEPSPTSAPLAQEQSPPKVEVHADAPQGPETSLAQEEEKSETALPFMDSDNEEVSIPLLGEEVEHNMEVSYMTDRKRKRDEDDKEETEVDKYSIWPNAASILKAGDDLKYEENSQDVPSSRYRRESADISTVTSAIPVLTQNTVADAHSHHMPHHMASFNNEYRPPVDVPPQSSFVPPHPMQGQNLIMRPPPQSMLQPMQGPPLMSGPPSMQGPPPAIHVPPSVHGPPPRQVDGSQQYGPTPTSYPPYQNQNQWPNNQHQQQQPPPRPPIQNILPPRGPPLQFPPVSQRAPPPQIFDPSMTPQHIGLQGPPPNIHPPPNFEGQNNLLPPRFSSPIPPFNFPANRGPPPSFTGPPPSAHFDTRHPPPALFPGPRGPPPNQHYNKDTSSNSFNPSLDQNPNPPQYYKENLGPPAPSAYRGPPPDQYEDRRGLPPSTELSGQLFQPHNQYGGSRPPPSSPLERRSFDEPRGLPAPENRPHLSQISERYRFDWHSDDPRPVRHGMPLLPPSVDGLHGPPSRHGGQSPDLPREDHWRRLSPEMRRRSSATHDDLEPRSGERGERLSRFDIPHRELSSGSSQSLEERQRELSEDHRREREKESPHGGRPPWDRGIGKRWSREQEWDRGREREREPERGREGDRSRGRDSEKTRDAEGERHRDQDSEKRRERDKEKERERDRDKDKDRPRESDRKDYDRDRARNRDRERERDRRRDRSRSRDRDRGKDRGREREREKQRDRERDRDRERERDRDRDRDQDKRSKEKKEDKRESKRDSSKEKTKSTDNDKHSS from the exons ATGCCAGTGGAGGCAACAACAGACAGTCCTGAGAGCCGCTGTCCGGTGCGGCGCAGCGGACGGCAGCCCAAACGAACGGACAAATTGGAGGAGTTCCTCATGACGACAAAGCGGGGCTCTAGGAAAAGCGCCCCTCCGAGCATTGAAAGCGGAGATCCTCCTTCCCAAACGCCAACGGACGCCGAAACGGCGTCCGAAGCCAGTTTTGATGGGAACGCTGAGTCCAGGTCGGCGGAGGACAAAGCGGAGTCTCCGGAGAGGAGGACAAGAAGCAGCACCAGGAAGCAGGCGCAGAAGAAAACCCAAGGAGGCCGGCAGACGAGATCCTCAGGGAGAGCTGCGGTCCAGGACGAGGGGAGCTCTGAGAACGAGGAAGACAGTAAAGATGAAGGTCAGTCACAAGATAACAGCGAGGAGACGAAAGATGCAAAACCCGAACCTTGCGCTAAGACAACAGAGGGTGCCGAGAAGAAGGTTACCGAGGAGACGAATGAACCTGAAGGTGAAACAGAAAAGGAGACCGATGACGAGGACgcagacacacctgcagtaaTGACTCGCAGACCAGTCCGGACTTACGTCAATAAGAAGAAGATAGCTAAGAAGAGCCCCACACCGGCTAAAGCTCCTGCAGCTCTAAGCAGAAACATGGCTCCTAtgaagaaggaaacaaaaccCACAGCAGCCGGGAAGATGAGCAAGCATGAGACGACGGAAGATGAAGATGACGACGACGATGATGAGTCCTTTACTTCTTCGTCTTCATCTACGTCTTCAGATGAGGAGTCTGACGATGGAGGCTATGACCCCAACGCTCTATACTGTATCTGTCggcagaaacacaacaaacgGTTTGTTCA GTTTATGATCTGCTGCGACCGCTGCGAGGAATGGTTCCACGGCGACTGCGTTGGCATCACCGAGGCCCGCGGGCGTCTGATGGAGAGGAACGGAGAAGACTACATCTGCCCCAACTGCACCGCGAAGAAGAACCAGGTGGTCCGGCCCGCCATGGCCGTTCTCCCCACGAGCGCAGAGGCGAACAAACCCAGAGCAGACTTTGCTTCTCAGGTTACCGCCTCAGCTTCCTCCGTATCTGCTGAGAAACTCTCAGCCGGCGGGGCGGGGCTAAGTCCATCAGCTTTTCAAGGGCTGGCTGCGTTTTCCACAGCGACCGGGACGGAAGATCAGGGCATCAAAGGCAGGATAGAGAAAGCGACTAATCCATCTGGGAAGAAGAAGATAAAGATCTTCCAGCCG GCTATTCATCAGCCAGCCGAGCCCAAAGCAGACCAAAAGGCGTCGTCGGCTGTTGAGCCGAAGGTTCCGTcggcagcagagcagaaagcCCCACCTGAACCAGAGCAGAGGGTGGAGACGACGGTCGAGGTGAACACCACGCCGGCCGAGGAGGCGGCCAAGCAGAGGGCGGAGGATGACTCCTCCCTGCCTAAATGCATCGGTCCCGGCTGCGAGAGCATCGCCCAGCCGGACTCCGTGTACTGTGGCGACGACTGCATCTTGAAGCACGCCGCTGCAGCCATGAAGTCCATCACTGACATCAAAGAGCCCAAACAGAAGGACAAGAGCATGCCTCAGAAAAACAAGTCCACAGCAAAG AAGGGTGGAGCCGGCGGGAAGGCACAGAAGAAGACCCAGAGGGCGTCGGACAGCGACGAAGACTTCAGCCCCGACCTGGACGAGGACGACGAAGACGAATACGCCGAGGAACAGCGGCCTCCGCCGTCCACTGCCTCCTGGTCCAGTGACCATAATTACATTGCAGTAACACCAGAAAAGACTACACCCATATCACCAACAGTGTTAAACAAAAAGT CTCCTCCCAAAGAAGAAAAGACTGAGAAGGAACGGAGCCTGTCGCCTGAGAAATCCACCAGAATATCCTCAAATCTACGCAAAGGAAAGAAGAAGTCCCCTCCACAAAAATCCACTGCGGTTTCATCGAAGAGCAAGAAGTCTTCTCCGCAAGCTAGCAGCTCCAAGGTCTCCAAGAAACAGGCGACCACCCCAGCTAAAACCACAGAGAAGTCCAAGAAACCCGGCCAGGCGTCGGCCCACAACCCATCTCCATTCCCCGCAGGTCCAATTCACGTCACAGGGGCCCTCAGAGTCACAAAGTCCAACTTCACCATTCCTAAGAAGCAACCTCAACAGAAAGACTCCCCTTCCCAGAGTCAGCCagactcctcttcctcttcttcctcccgAGTCCCATCCTCTCCAGTATCTTCAACTTCATCCAGCCGCTCCTCGTCTTCCAGGCATTCCCATCCACCTGGATCATCCTCCCACTCGTCCCCCGTGAGACCACCAGCCAACAACCAGATGAGGCAGAACATCCGGCGCTCACTCACTGACATTCTCTTCAAAAG GGTGAGTGACAGCGATGAtctgaaaatgacagaaagtGAGGTGGGGAAACTTGCATACGCTATCGAGAAGGAGATGTTTAACCTCTGCCTGAGTACTGACAGCAAATACAAGAACAAATACAGGACCCTGATGTTCAACCTGAAGGACCCTAAAAACAAA GGTTTGTTCTACAGGGTGATTGGTGGACAAGTTACTCCCTTCAGACTGGTGAGACTAAGTGCGGAAGAGCTGCTCTCCAAAGAAATATCCGAGTGGAGAAAGTTTGAAAGTTCAGAG GGTCACTCTCGGGGTCGTTCGGGGCATTCCAGACATGGAAGCAGGCACGACACGGGCTCCCACAGCGTAGACATGGACGATGCTCCCCCATCCGACGCAGAT GACCAAGACGAGGCTTGCTCAACTCCCTCAGCAACCGCCCAGCCCTCTGCTGACGGCAACACTGGCAGCAACATGGTGGATGTTTTCAGCAGCATGCTTAAAGACACCACTTCTGAACACAAGACTCATCTGTTTGACCTCAACTGTAAAATATGCACAG GACAAAAGACAGAAGATGAACTTGCATCCAAAAAGGCCAGAGTCTCCAGTAAGCCTGACGTCAAACCACCCAGACACGAGTCAAGGTCATCCAGGTCTGGGGATTCACCTTCTGTCAATGCCGCGGCCTACCCTCCCCTAGATCCCTTATCGTCCCATCCGCCGGTTGCTCCACCCTACCACTCCAACGCGGGACCAGTTGTTCCAGAAACTCCGCCGCAGCTCTACCAGGAGGATCCGAACACGATGGTGCCTCCCGCTCCAACCCTTCCACTCGTCACCCCCGCCGTCTCTTCCGTCAGCATCTCTCGGAGAGACCCTCGCATGGCCCGCCACGGCTCTGCCGCGAGCGTCGTGCCACCGGCCATCGAAAAACCCGCCAGTAACGCAGCAGAACCTGTCCTGGCTCCTATCACAGCTTCGGTTGCTGCTCCGATGGACTCTGGAGTTAAAGTACCACTACCACTACCACTTCCACTGCCACCAGCGCCGCCTCCACTAGTGGCTACGTCCAAATCTACGAAAAAAAG CTCAGCTGAACCTCCTCCTGAGGGGGAAACGGCGATCTTCTTGTACGGTCAGGAGACGATATGGAAAGGATTTGTTAATATGCAGTCAGTTGCTAAGTTTGTGACCAAAGCTTATCTGGTGTCAGGCTCCTTTGAACACCTGAAAGAG GATTTACCTGACACCATCCACATCGGAGGCAGGATATCTCCCAACACCGTATGGGACTATGTTGGGAAGCTGAAAACGTCGCTCTCCAAG gagcTGTGTCTGATCCGTTTCCAGCCAGccacagaggaagaagaggtAGCATATGTGTCTCTCTTCTCTTActtcagcagcagaaagaaattTGGCGTGGTAGCTAACAACAACCGGCGCATCAAAGACCTCTATCTCATCCCACTCGGCTCAAAAGACCCTTTACCCTCTAGGCTATTACCGTTTGACGGGCCAG GACTTGAACCAGCTCGCCCCAACCTCCTCCTGGGATTGCTGATCTGCCAGAAGGACCGAAAGCGAGTTGGTGCGCCGCTTGAAATGGATGACAAACGGTCCAAAATTCAAACCAAAGATGCAGATGAAACCGGACTCCCAAAACCCGCTCCCGCAGTCAAGGCAGAGAGAAGCGCACGGCAGAGTCTTGAAATCCCCTTCAGCACGACTCCGCCAGGTTCACCTCCATCTAACTCTTCTGAGACTCCCAGCAGCAGCACCGCAAACACCGCTGTCTCAGTCCTTTCCTTGTTATCGGCTGTCAATGCTCCAGTCACATCCGCTACCCTTGGCAAGGATTCCACATCCGGAAGCTCTGCATCAGCCGCCACGCCTCTTCAAACCATTCTCAACACGATCTTTAGGAACAAAAAGCTGGACTCAGACGCTTCTAACTCTCCATCTGATCAAACTAGGGAACTTCCTGCCACCGCTACAATGTTAGACCCCATTGTCCAACAGTTTACCCAAAATCCAAAAGAGAcattagaagaagaagatgaagacgACAGACCATATGATCCCGAAGAAGAGTATGACCCAAGTCTGGTCTTTAATGTGACAAAGAAGGCTGCTGACGAGATAATCAAACCTGAGGTCTGTAAGTCGACTGAGGTGGAAGCAGCTGAAACTGACGATGTGGAGTACGATCCTGAAGATGATTCGATTTTTGATGATGTCAAAACTGTGATACCGGCCCAAACTAAGCCCGTAGCTGAAAATGTGCCTGATGCAAAGATGATCCTGGAAAATCTTCGAAGAATTGGAGATCAAGCACTGCAGAAGCAGGCAGAACAGCAGACGTTGTCCACAGAGACAGCCGCCGCAGCTTTGTTACTTCCAGACACACTTGCCAGCAGTCACTTACTCCAACTTGGCAAGAAAGTTGAAGAACTAGTCAAGTCGTCAACGGTTGCTCCGCTTATCAACCAGAGAAGAGATCCAAGACAGAGCAGGGATCCTCGCCAGTCTGTGGGTGAACAGAAACAGTCTGAACCGGAACAAAAAGAGGAGCTGTCGTCTCCTCCTCCTTTAACCGAACCATCTCCTACCTCTGCACCTCTGGCACAAGAGCAATCTCCACCTAAAGTAGAAGTACATGCTGATGCCCCACAAGGTCCTGAGACTTCACTGGctcaggaggaggaaaaaagtgAGACGGCGCTTCCTTTCATGGACTCGGACAATGAAGAGGTTTCAATTCCTTTACTGGGAGAGGAGGTGGAACATAATATGGAGGTCAGCTACATGACCgatagaaaaaggaaaagagacgAAGACGACAAAGAGGAAACTGAAGTGGACAAATACAGCATTTGGCCAAATGCTGCCAGTATCTTAAAAGCTGGCGATGATTTAAAGTACGAGGAAAACAGCCAAGATGTCCCATCTTCGCGGTATCGCAGAGAGTCTGCAGACATCTCCACGGTAACGTCCGCCATCCCAGTACTCACTCAAAACACGGTGGCCGATGCTCACTCGCATCACATGCCGCACCACATGGCCTCCTTCAATAATGAATACCGACCGCCAGTCGATGTTCCACCACAGTCCAGCTTTGTCCCTCCCCACCCCATGCAAGGTCAGAACCTGATAATGAGGCCTCCGCCACAGTCTATGCTGCAACCCATGCAAGGTCCTCCTCTAATGTCCGGTCCTCCTTCGATGCAGGGGCCTCCCCCAGCTATCCACGTTCCTCCCTCTGTTCATGGTCCTCCCCCACGTCAAGTGGATGGCAGTCAGCAGTACGGCCCAACTCCGACATCCTACCCTCCCtatcaaaaccagaaccagtggCCGAACAACCAgcaccaacagcagcagccaCCTCCTCGACCACCAATACAAAACATCCTGCCGCCTAGGGGACCCCCTCTTCAATTCCCTCCAGTTTCTCAGAGAGCACCCCCTCCACAAATATTTGATCCTTCCATGACCCCTCAACACATTGGACTACAAGGCCCACCTCCAAACATTCACCCACCTCCAAACTTTGAAGGACAGAACAACTTACTGCCACCAAGATTCTCTAGTCCTATACCTCCTTTTAATTTCCCTGCTAACAGAGGTCCTCCTCCATCTTTCACAGGACCCCCACCATCTGCTCACTTTGATACCAGGCaccctcctcctgctctcttCCCAGGCCCCAGGGGTCCCCCACCAAATCAGCATTACAACAAAGACACTTCCAGTAACTCCTTCAATCCCAGTTTGGACCAGAATCCAAATCCTCCCCAATATTATAAAGAGAATCTTGGTCCTCCAGCACCTTCCGCTTATCGTGGACCTCCGCCCGACCAGTACGAGGATAGGAGAGGACTGCCTCCTAGCACGGAGTTGAGTGGACAGCTCTTCCAACCACATAACCAGTATGGCGGTTCAAGGCCACCGCCATCTTCACCGCTAGAGAGACGGTCTTTCGATGAACCCCGAGGACTCCCGGCTCCGGAAAATAGGCCGCATCTTTCTCAGATTTCAGAACGCTACCGTTTCGATTGGCATTCAGACGATCCCAGACCTGTTCGCCACGGCATGCCGCTTCTGCCACCATCTGTAGACGGACTACACGGCCCTCCCAGTCGCCACGGAGgccaaagtccagacctacCGAGGGAGGACCACTGGCGGCGTCTTTCTCCGGAAATGAGAAGGAGGAGTAGTGCCACCCATGATGATTTAGAGCCTCGCTCCGGAGAACGTGGAGAGCGTTTGAGTCGCTTTGACATACCACACAGAGAACTCAGTTCTGGCTCCTCACAGTCCTTAgaggagaggcagagagagctcTCTGAAGACCAtagaagggagagagagaaggaaagtCCTCACGGTGGCAGGCCCCCCTGGGATAGGGGGATAGGCAAGCGCTGGAGTCGGGAACAAGAGTGGGATAGAGGAAGGGAGAGGGAGCGGGAACCAGAGCGTGGAAGAGAAGGAGACCGGAGCAGGGGGAGGGACAGTGAGAAGACCAGGGACGCAGAGGGAGAGAGACACAGGGATCAAGACTCTGAGAAAAGGAGGGAGAGAGACAAGGagaaagaaagggagagagacagGGATAAGGATAAAGACAGGCCTCGGGAATCCGACCGGAAAGACTATGACCGCGACAGAGCGAGAAACCGAGACAGGGAGCGGGAACGAGACCGAAGACGAGATCGATCAAGAAGCAGAGACCGCGACCGTGGAAAAGACCGGGGAAGAGAGAGGGAACGAGAAAAACAGCGAGACAGAGAGCGGGACCGGGATCgcgaaagagagagagatcGAGATCGTGACAGAGATCAAGACAAGAggagcaaagaaaagaaagaggacaAGAGAGAGAGTAAACGCGATTCATCCAAGGAGAAAACTAAGAGTACAGACAATGACAAGCACTCTTCCTAG